From Micromonospora sp. NBC_01699, a single genomic window includes:
- a CDS encoding pectate lyase family protein, which produces MRLIRLTAVLVGISLAVVPGTAVTAAGSDDRLSWGARLLGRQALPVNDGWAAAGPGTTGGSAAAEDQIHVVDSRTELVAALGGDNATNRTNATPKIIYVRGSVDGFEAADGTLLDCTDLADPEYSLPAYLAAYDPAVWGRVAPSGPLEAARVRSVANQTRQTQINVGPNTTIVGLHGATLTGLTLMLDGASNSIVRNLTFDDARDCFPAWAPTDGENGNWNSQFDLVSVRRSENVWVDHSTFTDGDNPDSAQPVYFGRPYQVHDGSLDITHTASRVTVSYNRFTDRDKVMLIGSSNTVGPDVGRLNVTLHHNLFAGTLQRLPRVRFGQVDLYNNHYQLASGADFQYALGVGVQAALYAENNFFALSDGIAPADLLYDWGGTAVTERGSWVRTDGGWPRPTSLLDAYNSTHEPDLGADAGWTPTLRAAPPLPTALVPLAVQLLAGANRLPV; this is translated from the coding sequence ATGCGACTGATCAGGTTGACCGCCGTCCTGGTGGGGATCTCGCTCGCGGTAGTGCCGGGAACGGCCGTAACCGCAGCTGGATCGGATGACCGACTGTCCTGGGGAGCCCGTCTGCTGGGCCGGCAGGCACTGCCGGTGAATGACGGCTGGGCCGCCGCCGGACCTGGTACTACCGGCGGTTCGGCCGCCGCCGAGGACCAGATCCACGTGGTCGACAGCCGTACCGAACTGGTGGCCGCGCTCGGTGGTGACAATGCCACCAACCGAACCAACGCCACCCCGAAGATAATCTACGTCCGGGGTTCCGTCGACGGTTTCGAAGCCGCCGACGGGACACTGTTGGACTGTACCGACCTGGCCGATCCGGAATACAGCCTGCCCGCCTATCTGGCCGCGTACGACCCGGCGGTGTGGGGGCGGGTGGCGCCCAGCGGACCGCTGGAGGCGGCCCGGGTGCGGTCGGTGGCGAACCAGACCCGGCAGACCCAGATCAACGTCGGGCCGAACACCACCATCGTCGGGCTGCACGGGGCCACACTGACCGGGCTGACCCTGATGCTCGACGGTGCGAGCAACTCGATCGTCCGCAACCTCACCTTCGACGACGCCCGCGACTGCTTCCCGGCCTGGGCGCCGACCGACGGCGAGAACGGCAACTGGAACTCCCAGTTCGACCTGGTCTCGGTACGCCGCAGCGAGAACGTCTGGGTCGACCACAGCACCTTCACCGACGGCGACAACCCGGACTCGGCGCAGCCGGTCTACTTCGGTCGGCCGTACCAGGTGCACGACGGGTCGCTGGACATCACCCACACCGCCAGCCGGGTCACCGTCTCCTACAACCGGTTCACCGACCGGGACAAGGTGATGCTGATCGGCTCGTCGAACACGGTCGGCCCGGACGTCGGCCGGCTGAACGTCACCCTGCACCACAACCTGTTCGCCGGCACCCTCCAGCGCCTGCCCCGGGTGCGGTTCGGCCAGGTCGACCTCTACAACAACCACTACCAGCTCGCCAGCGGTGCCGACTTCCAGTACGCGCTCGGCGTCGGCGTCCAGGCGGCCCTCTACGCGGAGAACAACTTCTTCGCGCTGTCCGACGGGATCGCGCCCGCGGACCTGCTCTACGACTGGGGCGGCACCGCGGTCACCGAGCGCGGTAGCTGGGTCCGTACCGATGGCGGCTGGCCCCGGCCGACGAGCCTGCTCGACGCGTACAACAGCACCCACGAACCGGACCTGGGCGCGGACGCCGGCTGGACCCCCACCCTGCGCGCCGCTCCGCCCCTGCCCACCGCGTTGGTCCCGCTGGCGGTCCAGCTCCTCGCCGGCGCCAACCGTCTCCCCGTCTGA
- a CDS encoding pectate lyase family protein, with product METTETRRRHRRGLLIAIGAAVAAVALALGMGATAYAATLFSDDFEDGNSTGWTPSGGSWSVATDGSRVYRQSGTSSDARSIAGTASWTNYSVQATIKPTAFNGSNRFVALLARVQSSTSYYYLALRSNNTVELKRLSGGSSTTLDTGSVSVSVGTTYTVRLDVNGSSLRGYVNGTLLAEGTDSQYATGRIGVATFNASANFDNVLVSSGGVDPTPTPTTPGPTPTTPTPTPPGNPGSNVADGWASVDAWGQNGTTGGAGGPTVTVTTAAQFIAEAASVGPKIIQVSGLIALPGPMHEVSSDKTIVGLGANSGFTGGGLNIGLPIDNAITAPPANAVHNVIVRNLNFRNWADDGINVQMFSHHIWIDHNTWTTGFDGGVDVKRGSSYVTISYNHADGTDKNMLLGHDDGNAAQDVGRLKVSYHHNFFDNTNQRNPRVRFGDQVHVYSNYYLNTGNYGVAATEDSGVIVEGNYFENVDDPYHLGEASSGDGRLVARNNCFVNSGAGQTGGSVTDPPYPYTIGTACDTKAVVTAQAGVGKVGLPGGPTTPPATTPPATTPPATTPPATTPPPTGPPQTGLIGWAAQNGGTTGGAGGATVTVTTGQALADALESSSPLTIRVQGSLSMPDTMNDVRSNKTVLGVGTNATLDNGLNVSSATNVIIRNLTFRGWDDDAINVQGSRNVWIDHNTFDAGYDGAVDVKRESDFVTVSWNRVVNHTKSMLLGHDDGHTADIGKLRVTYHHNWFDGSKERHPRVRFGDPVHVFNNYYFGADYGVASTMGAGVLVEGNYFENVTRPTAVGYAESDPGDLVQRNNFFVNSGAPESAGDVVAIPYAYSTDAAANVKSIVTAGAGAGRINP from the coding sequence GTGGAAACCACCGAAACCCGGCGCAGACATCGCCGCGGTCTCCTGATCGCGATCGGCGCCGCGGTCGCCGCGGTCGCCCTCGCCCTCGGCATGGGCGCCACCGCCTACGCCGCGACGCTCTTCTCCGACGACTTCGAGGACGGCAACTCCACCGGCTGGACCCCGTCCGGCGGCAGTTGGTCGGTCGCCACCGACGGCTCCCGCGTCTACCGGCAGAGCGGCACCAGCAGCGACGCCCGCTCGATCGCCGGTACGGCGAGCTGGACCAACTACTCGGTCCAGGCGACCATCAAGCCGACCGCGTTCAACGGTTCCAACCGGTTCGTCGCCCTGCTGGCCCGGGTGCAGAGCAGCACCAGCTACTACTACCTGGCCCTGCGCAGCAACAACACGGTCGAACTCAAGCGGCTCTCCGGCGGCTCCTCGACCACCCTGGACACCGGCAGCGTGTCGGTGAGCGTCGGCACCACGTACACGGTGCGGCTCGACGTCAACGGCAGCTCGCTGCGGGGCTACGTCAACGGCACCCTGCTCGCCGAGGGCACCGACAGCCAGTACGCCACCGGCCGGATCGGCGTGGCCACCTTCAACGCCTCGGCCAACTTCGACAACGTGCTGGTCTCCTCCGGTGGGGTCGACCCCACGCCGACCCCGACCACGCCGGGCCCGACCCCGACCACCCCGACGCCGACGCCGCCCGGAAACCCGGGCAGCAACGTCGCCGACGGCTGGGCCTCGGTCGACGCGTGGGGCCAGAACGGCACCACCGGCGGCGCGGGCGGCCCGACCGTCACCGTCACCACCGCCGCCCAGTTCATCGCCGAGGCGGCCTCGGTCGGACCGAAGATCATCCAGGTCAGTGGCCTGATCGCGCTGCCCGGACCGATGCACGAGGTCAGCTCCGACAAGACCATCGTCGGCCTCGGCGCCAACTCCGGCTTCACCGGCGGCGGGCTCAACATCGGCCTGCCGATCGACAACGCGATCACCGCACCGCCGGCGAACGCCGTACACAACGTCATCGTGCGGAACCTGAACTTCCGGAACTGGGCCGATGACGGCATCAACGTCCAGATGTTCTCGCACCACATCTGGATCGACCACAACACCTGGACCACCGGCTTCGACGGCGGCGTCGACGTCAAGCGCGGCTCGTCGTACGTCACCATCTCGTACAACCACGCCGACGGAACCGACAAGAACATGCTGCTCGGCCACGACGACGGCAACGCCGCCCAGGACGTCGGCCGGTTGAAGGTCAGCTACCACCACAACTTCTTCGACAACACCAACCAGCGCAACCCGAGGGTCCGCTTCGGCGACCAGGTGCACGTCTACAGCAACTACTACCTGAACACCGGCAACTACGGCGTCGCCGCCACCGAGGACTCCGGCGTCATCGTCGAGGGCAACTACTTCGAGAACGTCGACGACCCGTACCACCTGGGTGAAGCCTCGTCCGGGGACGGCCGGCTGGTCGCCCGGAACAACTGCTTCGTCAACTCCGGCGCCGGACAGACCGGCGGCAGCGTCACTGACCCGCCGTACCCGTACACGATCGGCACCGCTTGTGACACGAAGGCCGTGGTGACCGCGCAGGCCGGGGTCGGCAAGGTCGGGCTGCCCGGCGGCCCGACCACTCCGCCCGCCACCACCCCGCCGGCCACCACGCCCCCGGCGACCACCCCGCCGGCCACCACACCCCCGCCGACCGGCCCGCCGCAGACCGGCCTGATCGGCTGGGCCGCGCAGAACGGCGGCACCACCGGCGGTGCCGGCGGCGCGACCGTCACGGTCACCACCGGTCAGGCGCTCGCCGACGCCCTGGAGTCGTCGTCACCGCTGACCATCCGGGTGCAGGGCTCGCTCAGCATGCCCGACACCATGAACGACGTCCGGTCGAACAAGACAGTGCTCGGCGTCGGCACCAACGCGACCCTGGACAACGGGCTGAACGTCAGCTCCGCGACCAATGTCATCATCCGCAACCTCACCTTCCGGGGCTGGGACGACGACGCGATCAACGTGCAGGGCTCGCGGAACGTCTGGATCGACCACAACACCTTCGACGCCGGCTACGACGGCGCCGTCGACGTGAAGCGGGAGTCCGACTTCGTCACCGTCTCCTGGAACCGGGTGGTCAACCACACCAAGAGCATGCTGCTCGGTCACGACGACGGGCACACCGCCGACATCGGCAAGCTGCGGGTGACGTACCACCACAACTGGTTCGACGGCAGTAAGGAACGGCACCCTCGGGTCCGGTTCGGTGACCCGGTGCACGTTTTCAACAACTACTACTTCGGCGCCGACTACGGCGTCGCGTCCACGATGGGCGCGGGCGTGCTGGTCGAGGGGAACTACTTCGAGAACGTGACCCGGCCGACCGCTGTCGGCTACGCCGAGTCCGACCCGGGCGACCTGGTCCAGCGCAACAACTTCTTCGTCAACTCCGGTGCCCCCGAGAGCGCCGGCGACGTCGTCGCCATCCCGTACGCCTACAGCACGGACGCGGCGGCCAACGTCAAGTCGATAGTCACCGCCGGCGCCGGCGCCGGCCGCATCAACCCCTGA
- a CDS encoding pectate lyase family protein, translated as MKARSRLRRGGLVAAAAGTATALFVALGGGFAYADTLFADNFEGGNSNNWSKSGGSWSVTGDGSQVLRQSSTSSDARATAGTATWTDYTVQARVKPTAFNGTDRSIGLAARVQTSSSYYALVLTNAGRLELRERSGGTQTVLASAPATVTVGGWHTLALEVTGTGLRGLLNGAALVNATDSTLTSGRVGLLAAYANGSFDDVTVTGAGTAPPTTTPTVVPTGTTAPPTTGPPTNPPPQTPAGLVGYGAVSGRGLATTTGGAGGAVVTVTDAAGFETQAGSRDTLVIQVSGIITLNDAVYVRSNKTIVGVGANSGFTGGGLKMSGQQNIIIRNLKISFPVGVDAITVQNSHHVWIDHNELSSDRAHDIDYYDGLIDITHASDFITVSWNILRDHWKTSLIGHDDDNVAEDTGHLTVTYHHNHWSNLDARGPSVRFGTAHVYNNYYSNVVNGVHSRMSAQVLVENNVFRNTGTPIKTTTLSVQDGYAVERGNDFGGGVNNITQVGSFTTPPYAYPLDPTTSVIATVTAGAGTGRI; from the coding sequence GTGAAAGCTCGATCCCGACTCCGGCGGGGCGGGTTGGTCGCCGCCGCGGCCGGCACCGCGACCGCACTGTTCGTCGCGCTCGGCGGCGGTTTCGCGTACGCCGACACGCTGTTCGCCGACAACTTCGAAGGTGGAAACTCCAACAACTGGTCCAAGTCGGGCGGAAGCTGGTCGGTGACCGGCGACGGCTCGCAGGTGCTGCGCCAGTCGAGCACCAGCAGTGACGCCCGAGCCACCGCCGGCACCGCGACCTGGACGGACTACACCGTGCAGGCGCGGGTCAAGCCGACCGCGTTCAACGGCACCGACCGTTCGATCGGGCTGGCCGCGCGGGTGCAGACCTCGTCGAGTTACTACGCGCTGGTGCTCACCAACGCCGGGCGGCTGGAACTGCGCGAACGGTCCGGCGGTACGCAGACCGTGCTGGCATCTGCCCCGGCCACGGTGACCGTGGGCGGGTGGCACACCCTGGCGCTGGAGGTCACCGGTACCGGTCTGCGTGGCCTGTTGAACGGTGCCGCCCTGGTCAACGCCACCGACAGCACCCTGACCAGCGGCCGGGTCGGGCTGCTGGCCGCGTACGCCAATGGTTCTTTCGACGACGTGACGGTGACCGGCGCCGGCACCGCGCCGCCGACGACCACCCCGACGGTCGTGCCGACGGGTACGACCGCACCGCCGACAACCGGTCCGCCGACGAACCCGCCGCCGCAGACGCCGGCCGGGCTGGTCGGTTACGGCGCGGTCAGTGGGCGTGGCCTGGCCACCACCACCGGCGGGGCCGGCGGGGCGGTCGTGACGGTGACCGACGCGGCCGGGTTCGAGACCCAGGCCGGCAGCCGGGACACGCTGGTCATCCAGGTTTCCGGGATCATCACGCTGAACGACGCGGTGTACGTCCGGTCGAACAAGACCATCGTCGGGGTGGGCGCCAACTCCGGCTTCACCGGCGGCGGGCTGAAGATGTCCGGCCAGCAGAACATCATCATCCGCAACCTGAAGATCTCGTTCCCGGTCGGGGTAGATGCGATCACCGTGCAAAACAGTCATCATGTCTGGATCGACCACAATGAATTGTCGAGCGATCGGGCCCACGACATCGACTACTACGACGGCCTGATCGACATCACCCACGCGTCGGACTTCATCACGGTCTCCTGGAACATCCTCCGGGACCACTGGAAGACCTCGCTGATCGGGCACGACGACGACAACGTCGCCGAGGACACCGGGCACCTGACGGTCACCTACCACCACAACCACTGGTCCAACCTGGACGCCCGTGGCCCGAGCGTCCGGTTCGGCACCGCGCACGTCTACAACAACTACTACTCGAACGTGGTCAACGGGGTGCACTCCCGAATGAGCGCGCAGGTGCTGGTGGAGAACAACGTCTTCCGCAACACCGGTACGCCGATCAAGACGACCACCCTGTCGGTCCAGGACGGGTACGCCGTCGAACGGGGCAACGACTTCGGCGGCGGCGTCAACAACATCACCCAGGTCGGCAGCTTCACCACCCCGCCGTACGCGTACCCGCTCGACCCGACCACGTCGGTGATCGCCACGGTGACGGCCGGTGCGGGAACCGGTCGTATCTGA
- a CDS encoding pectate lyase family protein — MKSIRTRGRPTWRLLAATVAAGALSVAAVTYGMPYAFADTLLSDTFEDGNSNGWSKSGGSWSVVTDGSLVYRQTGQSSDARTLVGQPSWTDYGVQARVRPTGYNGANRHVGVVARAQSSSSYYALVVTSGGAVQLVKRAGGDPVALGTGSASVPVGSWATLRLDAVGSSLRGYVNGNLAVQATDAGFSSGRAGLATSYASASFDDVEVATVTGPPPTTGPTTGPTLPPTEPPLDPGAPPIGFASVNALGQNGTTGGAGGPTVTVDTPAELLAAIAQSGPLNIRVSGMIALPGPMHDVTSDKTIVGVGASSGITGGGLNIGLPSSDVTVPPANAVHNVIVRNLNFRNTVDDAVNVQQHSHHVWIDHNDLSTGYDGLIDIKRGSSYVTVSWNHTHHHTKNMLLGHDDSNAAQDTGYLKVTYHNNWFDRTPQRNPRVRFGEPVHVFNNYFVYNTDVGVACQMDSGCIVEGNYFEDVEVPWSISYAGDRGRLVARNNVLVGTSEPGDSGGTVQEPSTYYSYTVTDPNSIKAVVMAGSGTGKIGL; from the coding sequence GTGAAATCGATCCGGACCCGGGGACGACCGACCTGGCGGCTGCTTGCCGCGACGGTCGCCGCCGGCGCCCTCAGCGTCGCCGCGGTGACCTACGGGATGCCGTACGCGTTCGCCGACACGCTGCTGTCGGACACCTTCGAGGACGGCAACTCCAACGGCTGGTCGAAGTCCGGCGGTAGCTGGTCGGTGGTGACCGACGGCTCGCTCGTCTACCGCCAGACCGGTCAGAGCAGCGACGCCCGCACCCTGGTCGGGCAGCCGAGCTGGACCGACTACGGCGTGCAGGCGCGGGTGCGGCCGACCGGCTACAACGGTGCCAACCGGCACGTCGGCGTGGTCGCCCGCGCGCAGAGCAGCAGCAGCTACTACGCCCTGGTGGTGACCAGCGGCGGCGCGGTGCAACTGGTCAAGCGGGCCGGCGGCGACCCGGTCGCGCTCGGCACCGGCTCGGCGTCGGTGCCGGTCGGCAGCTGGGCGACCCTGCGGCTGGACGCCGTCGGCAGCTCACTGCGCGGGTACGTCAACGGCAACCTGGCGGTCCAGGCCACCGACGCCGGCTTCAGCTCCGGCCGGGCCGGGCTGGCCACCTCGTACGCCAGCGCCTCGTTCGACGACGTCGAGGTGGCGACGGTCACCGGGCCCCCGCCGACGACCGGGCCGACCACCGGCCCGACGCTGCCGCCGACCGAGCCGCCGCTGGATCCGGGCGCCCCGCCGATCGGTTTCGCCTCGGTTAACGCGCTCGGGCAGAACGGCACCACCGGTGGGGCCGGTGGCCCAACCGTGACCGTCGACACCCCGGCCGAGCTGCTCGCCGCGATCGCCCAGTCCGGGCCGCTCAACATCCGGGTCAGCGGCATGATCGCGCTGCCCGGCCCGATGCACGACGTGACCAGCGACAAGACCATCGTCGGCGTCGGCGCCAGCTCCGGGATCACCGGTGGTGGGCTGAACATCGGCCTGCCGTCGAGCGATGTCACCGTTCCGCCGGCCAACGCGGTGCACAACGTCATCGTGCGGAACCTGAACTTCCGCAACACGGTGGACGACGCGGTCAACGTGCAGCAGCACTCGCACCACGTCTGGATCGACCACAACGACCTGTCGACCGGCTACGACGGCCTGATCGACATCAAGCGGGGGTCCAGCTACGTCACTGTCTCCTGGAACCACACCCATCACCACACCAAGAACATGCTGCTCGGTCACGACGACAGCAACGCGGCCCAGGACACCGGATACCTGAAGGTGACGTACCACAACAACTGGTTCGACCGTACGCCGCAGCGCAATCCGCGGGTCCGGTTCGGTGAGCCGGTGCACGTGTTCAACAACTACTTCGTCTACAACACCGATGTTGGCGTCGCCTGCCAGATGGACTCCGGCTGCATCGTGGAGGGCAACTACTTCGAGGACGTCGAGGTGCCCTGGTCGATCAGCTACGCCGGTGACCGGGGTCGGCTGGTGGCCCGGAACAACGTCCTCGTCGGCACGAGTGAGCCGGGTGACTCCGGCGGCACGGTGCAGGAGCCGAGCACCTACTACAGCTACACGGTCACCGATCCCAACAGCATCAAGGCGGTCGTGATGGCCGGATCCGGCACGGGCAAGATCGGCCTCTGA
- a CDS encoding pectate lyase family protein, which yields MHLPRKSLHRRGLLVALGAAGVAVALTVGLTTAAQAATLFADNFNDGNADGWSKSGGDWSVVTDGSAAYQQGNTTSELARAFAGQTSWTDYQVQARVKPLAFNGANRVVAIASRSNSATKMYRLALVNNGRAELQAVNGGAVTVIGSAAVSVSAGTWYTLRLEASGSTIRGFVNGSQIGSGSNSAQGAGRIALVTTYASAVFDDVSVDSGGGTTPTTPPTSGPTNPPTNPPTTPPTTGPTLPPQTGLVGWATQNGGTSGGGNASPITVSDAGALTTALGSTSAAVIRVSGTISCSGMLRVRSNKTILGVGSGATISGCGFNINADRNVIIRNLNFRGWDDDAINVQESATNIWIDHNSFTDGYDGAVDIKRGSDFVTVSWNRVYGHDKNMLLGHSDDNGSQDIGHLRVSYHHNWFDGSTQRNPRVRFANPVHVYNNYYNNNSGYGVASTEGAGVLVEGNYFENVPDPYHLGEADSGPGTLVARNNHFVNSGTGQTGGSVASIPYSYQLDTASNVKSIVTSGAGTGRIGL from the coding sequence GTGCACCTACCAAGAAAAAGCCTGCACCGGCGCGGCCTGTTGGTCGCGCTCGGCGCGGCCGGTGTGGCGGTGGCACTCACCGTCGGCCTGACCACCGCCGCGCAGGCCGCGACCCTGTTCGCGGACAACTTCAACGACGGCAACGCCGACGGCTGGTCGAAATCCGGCGGCGACTGGTCGGTGGTGACCGACGGTAGCGCCGCCTACCAGCAGGGCAACACCACCAGCGAGCTCGCCCGTGCCTTCGCCGGCCAGACGAGCTGGACCGACTACCAGGTGCAGGCCCGGGTCAAGCCGTTGGCGTTCAACGGCGCGAACCGGGTCGTCGCCATCGCCTCCCGGTCCAACAGCGCGACCAAGATGTACCGGCTGGCACTGGTCAACAACGGCCGGGCCGAGTTGCAGGCGGTCAACGGCGGGGCGGTCACGGTGATCGGCTCGGCCGCGGTGTCGGTCTCCGCCGGCACCTGGTACACCCTGCGCCTGGAGGCGAGCGGCAGCACCATCCGCGGTTTCGTCAACGGCAGCCAGATCGGTTCCGGCAGCAACAGCGCCCAGGGCGCCGGCCGGATCGCCCTGGTCACCACGTACGCCAGCGCGGTCTTCGACGACGTCAGCGTCGACAGCGGCGGCGGCACCACGCCGACCACTCCGCCGACCTCGGGACCGACGAACCCGCCCACGAACCCGCCGACCACTCCGCCGACCACCGGCCCGACCCTGCCGCCGCAGACCGGGCTGGTCGGCTGGGCCACCCAGAACGGCGGCACCTCCGGCGGCGGCAACGCCTCGCCGATCACCGTCTCCGACGCGGGCGCACTGACCACCGCGCTCGGCTCGACCAGCGCGGCGGTGATCCGGGTCTCCGGCACCATCTCCTGCTCCGGGATGCTCCGGGTGCGGTCGAACAAGACCATCCTCGGGGTCGGCTCCGGTGCCACCATCTCCGGCTGCGGCTTCAACATCAACGCCGACCGCAACGTCATCATCCGGAACCTGAACTTCCGCGGCTGGGACGACGACGCCATCAACGTCCAGGAATCGGCCACCAACATCTGGATCGACCACAACAGCTTCACCGACGGGTACGACGGCGCCGTCGACATCAAGCGCGGCTCCGACTTCGTCACCGTCTCCTGGAACCGGGTCTACGGCCACGACAAGAACATGCTGCTCGGCCACAGTGACGACAACGGCAGTCAGGACATCGGCCACCTGCGCGTCAGCTACCACCACAACTGGTTCGACGGCAGCACCCAGCGCAACCCCCGGGTGCGGTTCGCCAACCCGGTCCACGTCTACAACAACTACTACAACAACAACAGCGGGTACGGCGTCGCCTCCACCGAAGGCGCTGGCGTGCTGGTCGAGGGCAACTACTTCGAGAACGTGCCCGACCCGTACCACCTCGGCGAGGCCGACTCGGGCCCCGGCACCCTCGTCGCCCGGAACAACCACTTCGTCAACTCGGGCACGGGGCAGACCGGCGGCAGCGTCGCCAGCATTCCGTACTCGTACCAGCTCGACACCGCCAGCAACGTGAAGTCCATCGTCACCTCGGGCGCCGGCACCGGCCGGATCGGCCTCTGA
- a CDS encoding Gfo/Idh/MocA family protein, translated as MALIGASGHGHWHRQVIAELGAAGRLRLVALVDVRPVEPLPDAGAAETAAVFTDHREMLRAVRPEVVVVCTPPHTHLPIALDVLASGADLLLEKPPVLNLAEHRTLVRAAEGRAVQVGFQALGSAALVELLAAVADGRLGTVTGIATVASWQRTDAYYARSRWAGRRSLDGRPVLDGALVNPLAHALMQCLAVAAAELRGRAAEPVAVELERYRTRPIEVDDTASLRVTLRGGLPVVAAVTLAGEEFIPGEVIVHGTAGRAVLEYPTDRLLLPGDPEPRAVPGRVGLLANLLEHRADPDGVPLIVPLDRTAGFTALIEAIHAAPEPTLLGGETVVGTGAGPDRVWSIRGVNGVLRRAAESGALLRELGVPWAVEPYRVALGEETGNG; from the coding sequence GTGGCGTTGATCGGTGCCAGCGGCCACGGCCACTGGCACCGACAGGTTATCGCCGAGCTGGGCGCCGCCGGCCGGCTGCGACTGGTCGCGCTGGTCGACGTACGGCCGGTGGAGCCGTTGCCGGACGCGGGCGCCGCCGAGACCGCGGCGGTCTTCACCGACCACCGCGAGATGCTCCGGGCCGTCCGGCCGGAGGTGGTGGTCGTCTGTACGCCGCCGCACACACACCTGCCGATCGCCCTGGACGTGCTCGCGTCCGGCGCCGATTTGCTGCTGGAGAAGCCACCGGTGCTGAACCTGGCCGAGCACCGGACACTGGTGAGGGCGGCCGAGGGCCGGGCGGTCCAGGTCGGCTTCCAGGCGCTCGGCTCGGCGGCCCTGGTGGAACTGCTCGCCGCCGTCGCCGACGGCCGGCTCGGTACGGTCACCGGCATCGCCACGGTCGCCTCCTGGCAGCGCACCGACGCCTACTACGCCCGCTCCCGATGGGCCGGTCGGCGCAGCCTCGACGGGCGCCCGGTGCTCGACGGCGCGCTGGTCAATCCGCTGGCGCACGCCCTCATGCAGTGCCTCGCGGTAGCCGCCGCCGAATTGAGGGGACGAGCGGCAGAGCCGGTGGCGGTCGAGCTGGAGCGGTACCGGACCCGGCCGATCGAGGTGGACGACACCGCCTCCCTGCGGGTGACGCTGCGTGGCGGGCTGCCGGTGGTGGCGGCGGTGACCCTGGCCGGGGAGGAGTTCATCCCGGGCGAGGTGATCGTGCACGGTACGGCGGGTCGGGCGGTGCTGGAGTATCCGACCGACCGGCTGCTGCTACCGGGTGACCCGGAGCCGCGTGCGGTCCCCGGTCGGGTGGGGTTGCTGGCGAACCTGCTGGAGCACAGGGCCGACCCGGACGGGGTGCCGCTGATCGTGCCACTGGACCGGACGGCGGGCTTCACCGCCCTGATCGAGGCGATCCACGCGGCCCCCGAGCCGACCCTGCTCGGCGGGGAAACCGTGGTCGGTACGGGTGCGGGGCCGGACCGGGTGTGGTCGATCCGGGGGGTGAACGGGGTGCTGCGGCGGGCCGCCGAGTCCGGTGCGCTGCTGCGGGAGTTGGGCGTGCCGTGGGCGGTCGAGCCGTACCGGGTGGCGCTGGGCGAGGAGACGGGCAATGGCTGA